Proteins encoded in a region of the Burkholderia ubonensis subsp. mesacidophila genome:
- the kdpB gene encoding potassium-transporting ATPase subunit KdpB, producing the protein MTQHSATRSMFDPALLRPAIVDSFKKLTPRTQFRNPVMFCVYVGSILTTILWIAALVGQAEAPAGFILAIALWLWFTVLFANFAEALAEGRSKAQAASLRSAKRDVMAKKLNEPHPKSPIRITTATELRRGDVVLVEAGDVIPADGEVVDGVASVDESAITGESAPVIRESGGDFSSVTGGTRVLSDWIVVKVTANPGEAFLDRMIAMVEGAKRKKTPNEIALTILLVALTIVMLLATATLLPFSMFSVEAMKAGHVVTITALVALLVCLIPTTIGGLLSAIGVAGMSRMMQANVIATSGRAVEAAGDVDVLLLDKTGTITLGNRQASTFVPAPGVTEEALADAAQLSSLADETPEGRSIVVLAKERFNIRQRDMAQLRATFLGFSAQTRMSGVDLPGREIRKGAADAIRRYVETHGSRFPEEVRRAVDDVARRGSTPLVVAELRDGAARVLGVIELKDIVKGGIKERFAELRKMGIKTVMVTGDNRLTAAAIAAEAGVDDFLAEATPETKLATIREHQAAGRLVAMTGDGTNDAPALAQADVAVAMNTGTQAAKEAGNMVDLDSNPTKLIEIVEIGKQMLMTRGSLTTFSIANDIAKYFAIIPAAFVTTYPQLRVLDIMHLTSPASAILSAVIFNALIIVALIPLALKGVTYRPLGAASLLRRNLLVYGLGGVLLPFPFIKLIDMTLAALGWA; encoded by the coding sequence ATGACTCAACATTCCGCAACACGCTCCATGTTCGACCCGGCGCTCTTGCGCCCGGCGATCGTGGACTCGTTCAAGAAACTCACGCCGCGCACGCAGTTCCGCAACCCGGTGATGTTCTGCGTCTACGTCGGCAGCATCCTGACGACGATCCTGTGGATCGCCGCGCTCGTCGGCCAGGCCGAGGCGCCCGCGGGCTTCATCCTCGCGATCGCGCTGTGGCTGTGGTTCACGGTGCTGTTCGCGAACTTCGCGGAGGCGCTCGCCGAAGGGCGCTCGAAGGCGCAGGCCGCATCGCTGCGCAGCGCGAAGCGCGACGTGATGGCGAAGAAGCTCAACGAGCCGCATCCGAAGTCGCCGATCCGCATCACCACCGCGACCGAGCTGCGCCGTGGCGACGTCGTGCTGGTCGAGGCGGGCGACGTGATCCCGGCTGACGGCGAGGTGGTCGACGGCGTCGCGTCGGTCGACGAATCGGCGATCACCGGCGAATCCGCGCCGGTGATTCGCGAGTCGGGCGGCGATTTCTCGTCGGTGACGGGCGGCACCCGCGTGCTGTCCGACTGGATCGTCGTGAAGGTCACCGCGAACCCGGGCGAGGCGTTCCTCGACCGGATGATCGCGATGGTCGAAGGCGCGAAGCGCAAGAAGACGCCGAACGAGATCGCGCTGACGATCCTGCTGGTCGCGCTGACGATCGTGATGCTGCTCGCGACCGCGACGCTGCTGCCGTTCTCGATGTTCTCGGTGGAAGCGATGAAGGCGGGGCACGTCGTGACGATCACCGCGCTCGTCGCGCTGCTCGTGTGTCTGATCCCGACGACGATCGGCGGTCTCCTGTCCGCGATCGGCGTGGCGGGCATGAGCCGGATGATGCAGGCGAACGTGATCGCGACGTCGGGCCGCGCGGTGGAAGCGGCGGGCGACGTCGACGTGCTGCTGCTCGACAAGACCGGCACGATCACGCTCGGCAACCGCCAGGCGTCGACCTTCGTGCCGGCGCCGGGCGTGACCGAGGAAGCGCTCGCCGATGCGGCGCAGCTGTCGTCGCTCGCCGACGAGACGCCGGAAGGCCGCAGCATCGTCGTGCTCGCGAAGGAGCGCTTCAACATCCGCCAGCGCGACATGGCGCAGCTGCGCGCGACGTTCCTCGGCTTCTCCGCGCAGACGCGGATGAGCGGCGTCGACCTGCCCGGCCGCGAGATCCGCAAGGGCGCGGCCGACGCGATCCGCCGCTACGTCGAGACGCACGGCAGCCGCTTTCCTGAGGAAGTGCGCCGCGCGGTCGACGACGTCGCGCGGCGCGGCAGCACGCCGCTCGTGGTCGCGGAGCTGCGCGACGGCGCGGCGCGCGTGCTCGGCGTGATCGAGCTGAAGGACATCGTGAAGGGCGGCATCAAGGAGCGCTTCGCGGAGCTGCGCAAGATGGGCATCAAGACCGTGATGGTGACGGGCGACAACCGGCTGACGGCGGCGGCGATCGCGGCGGAGGCCGGCGTCGACGACTTCCTCGCGGAAGCGACGCCTGAAACCAAGCTCGCGACGATCCGCGAGCACCAGGCGGCGGGTCGCCTCGTCGCGATGACGGGCGACGGCACCAACGATGCGCCGGCGCTCGCGCAGGCGGACGTCGCGGTCGCGATGAACACCGGCACGCAGGCGGCGAAGGAAGCGGGCAACATGGTCGACCTCGATTCGAACCCGACCAAGCTGATCGAGATCGTCGAGATCGGCAAGCAGATGCTGATGACGCGCGGCTCGCTGACGACCTTCTCGATCGCGAACGACATCGCGAAGTATTTCGCGATCATCCCGGCCGCGTTCGTGACGACCTATCCGCAACTGAGGGTGCTCGACATCATGCATTTGACGTCGCCGGCCTCCGCGATCCTGTCGGCGGTGATCTTCAACGCGCTGATCATCGTCGCGCTGATCCCGCTCGCGCTGAAGGGCGTCACATACCGGCCGCTCGGCGCCGCGTCGCTCCTGCGCCGCAACCTGCTGGTCTACGGCCTCGGCGGCGTGCTGCTGCCGTTCCCGTTCATCAAGCTGATCGACATGACGCTCGCCGCGCTCGGCTGGGCCTGA
- the kdpE gene encoding two-component system response regulator KdpE, giving the protein MSEPSLTVVLIEDEKQIRRFVRAALEEEDIAVFEAETGKQGLIDAATRKPDLVIVDLGLPDTDGLDVIRELRGWSEVPVIVLSARTQEEEKVAALDAGADDYLTKPFGVSELRARIRAQLRRRNQGGANESPKVSFGAVSVDLAMRQVWRDGEIVHLTPLEYRLLATLVRHAGRVLTHRQLLRDVWGPSHVESHHYLRIYMAHLRQKLERDPAQPEYIVTETGVGYRLVGAA; this is encoded by the coding sequence ATGAGTGAACCGAGCCTGACCGTCGTCCTGATCGAGGACGAAAAACAGATCCGCCGTTTCGTGCGCGCCGCGCTCGAGGAGGAGGACATCGCCGTGTTCGAGGCCGAGACCGGCAAGCAGGGGCTGATCGACGCGGCGACCCGCAAGCCCGATCTGGTGATCGTCGATCTCGGCCTGCCGGATACCGACGGCCTCGACGTGATCCGCGAGCTGCGCGGCTGGTCCGAGGTGCCGGTCATCGTGCTGTCCGCGCGCACGCAGGAGGAGGAGAAGGTCGCCGCGCTCGACGCCGGCGCCGACGACTACCTGACCAAGCCGTTCGGCGTGTCCGAGCTGCGCGCGCGAATCCGCGCGCAGCTGCGGCGGCGCAACCAGGGCGGCGCGAACGAGTCGCCGAAGGTGAGCTTCGGCGCGGTGAGCGTCGATCTCGCGATGCGCCAGGTCTGGCGCGACGGCGAGATCGTGCACCTGACGCCGCTCGAATACCGCCTGCTCGCGACGCTCGTGCGCCACGCGGGCCGCGTGCTGACGCACCGCCAGCTGCTGCGCGACGTGTGGGGGCCGTCGCACGTCGAAAGCCATCACTACCTGCGCATCTACATGGCGCACCTGCGCCAGAAGCTCGAGCGCGACCCGGCGCAACCCGAGTACATCGTCACCGAGACGGGCGTCGGCTACCGGCTGGTCGGCGCGGCCTGA
- a CDS encoding DUF4126 domain-containing protein has translation MIEAISLGAGLAWASGLRLYLTVLIAGVLARAGWLHLPDTLAVLTSPWVIGAAALLAITEFLADKIPAFDSLWDAVHTFIRIPAGAVLAAGALGHADPTVLAVAGLAGGSLAGAAHITKAGTRALINLSPEPISNWIASSTEDGLVFGGLALAFFVPLLFLVLLAAFIACSAWALPRLWRGVSGGFRGMANHMVSRLNSVGKRD, from the coding sequence ATGATCGAAGCCATTTCGCTCGGCGCGGGGCTGGCGTGGGCGAGCGGCCTGCGCCTGTACCTGACGGTGCTGATCGCGGGCGTGCTGGCGCGCGCCGGCTGGCTCCACTTGCCCGATACGCTTGCCGTCCTCACGTCGCCGTGGGTGATCGGCGCCGCGGCGCTGCTCGCGATCACCGAATTCCTTGCCGACAAGATTCCCGCGTTCGACTCGCTGTGGGACGCGGTGCATACGTTCATCCGCATTCCGGCCGGCGCCGTGCTCGCGGCCGGCGCGCTCGGCCATGCCGACCCGACCGTGCTCGCGGTCGCCGGGCTCGCGGGCGGCTCGCTCGCCGGCGCCGCGCACATCACGAAGGCCGGCACGCGCGCGCTGATCAACCTGTCCCCCGAGCCGATCTCGAACTGGATCGCGTCGTCGACCGAGGACGGCCTCGTGTTCGGCGGGCTCGCGCTCGCGTTCTTCGTGCCGCTGCTGTTCCTCGTGCTGCTCGCGGCCTTCATCGCGTGCTCGGCGTGGGCGCTGCCGCGCCTGTGGCGCGGCGTGTCGGGCGGCTTCCGGGGCATGGCGAACCACATGGTGTCGCGGCTCAACTCGGTCGGGAAGCGGGATTGA
- a CDS encoding putative hemolysin, whose amino-acid sequence MTVRLAFSCVLALAASGAGAQPLPPGQPSPPAPKTALANPASVNCVKLGGRHAIRSTPGGDVGMCVFKDGRVCEEWALYRDDRCVGAGAPKRVSK is encoded by the coding sequence ATGACCGTCCGTCTGGCTTTCTCCTGTGTGCTGGCCCTCGCCGCGTCCGGCGCAGGTGCGCAACCGCTGCCGCCCGGGCAGCCCTCGCCGCCCGCGCCGAAGACCGCGCTGGCCAATCCGGCGTCGGTGAACTGCGTGAAGCTCGGCGGGCGGCACGCGATCCGCAGCACGCCGGGCGGCGACGTCGGCATGTGCGTGTTCAAGGACGGCCGCGTGTGCGAGGAATGGGCGCTGTATCGCGACGATCGCTGCGTCGGCGCCGGCGCGCCGAAACGCGTGTCGAAGTGA
- a CDS encoding DUF4118 domain-containing protein: MNRPDPDQLLDKLQRDEEKQRRGQLKIFFGASAGVGKTYAMLQAARQRKHEGVDVVVGIVETHGRSETAALLDGLDVLPLAKLDYRGRALAEFDLDAALARKPELILVDELAHSNVQGARHLKRWQDVYELLDAGIDVYTTVNVQHLESLNDVVGAITGIRVWETVPDRVFDAADEVTLVDLPAEELLERMRDGKVYLAQQAERAVRNFFRKGNLIALRELALRRTADRVDAQMREYRADRSIQRIWQARERLLVCVGPGPEAPTLVRAAARLAASLKADWIAVYVETPRLQRLPDAQRERTLNALKLAAELGAETATLAGGDAVAALIGYAKVRNVSKVVAGGSRKTGLARWFARPFGEKLAERAGDVDLMLIRASASDEVRAAPLDARARDWRDAFARLGGHRSPPRHYAYAAAICAAITVVATAVSERLDLTNLVMLYLLGVVFSAVRLGRGPGVLQSFLSVAAFDFFFVPPRMSFSVSDTQYLLTFFGMLLTSLVISHLTSTLTREASVAQRRERRTGAIYAMARELAAALTTEQIVEIGSRHVSEVFRARVAILLPDSVDKVQQKIEEPDAAVTLTGPDLDNDVGQWVYDQQKPAGHGTDTLPATAALYLPLKAPMRTRGVLAVVSTDPRELEEPEQQRMLDAFAAQIALALERVHYVEIARDALVSMESERLRNSLLSAISHDLRTPLTTIVGFSSMLANARAAAQGGDPVARERLAEREGELVESIHDEALRMTGIVTNLLDMARLQAGSLQLKRQWSLLEETVGAALAACRRVLARHPARVALPADLPLLQMDAVLMERLFTNLFENAAKYTPADTPLEIGAQCVTEDGLPFVRVHVDDHGPGLPPGMETRIFDKFTRGEKESATPGIGLGLAICRAIVEAHGGRIGALNRTAPDGRVTGARFWFTLPVDTPPAAPAVSDDEAEALHALPFAPSSSEPPQDHE; the protein is encoded by the coding sequence ATGAACCGCCCCGATCCCGACCAACTTCTCGACAAGCTGCAGCGTGACGAAGAAAAGCAGCGACGCGGCCAGCTCAAGATCTTCTTCGGCGCCTCCGCCGGCGTCGGCAAGACCTACGCGATGCTGCAGGCCGCGCGCCAGCGCAAGCACGAGGGCGTCGACGTCGTCGTCGGCATCGTCGAGACCCATGGCCGCAGCGAAACCGCCGCGCTGCTCGACGGCCTCGACGTGCTGCCGCTCGCGAAGCTCGACTACCGCGGCCGCGCGCTTGCCGAATTCGATCTCGACGCCGCGCTCGCGCGCAAGCCCGAACTGATTCTCGTCGACGAGCTCGCCCATTCGAACGTGCAGGGCGCGCGCCACCTGAAGCGCTGGCAGGACGTCTACGAACTGCTCGACGCGGGCATCGACGTCTACACGACCGTCAACGTCCAGCACCTCGAGAGCCTGAACGACGTGGTCGGCGCGATCACCGGCATTCGCGTGTGGGAGACCGTGCCCGACCGCGTGTTCGACGCGGCCGACGAGGTGACGCTCGTCGACCTGCCCGCCGAGGAGCTGCTCGAGCGGATGCGCGACGGCAAGGTCTATCTCGCGCAGCAGGCCGAGCGCGCGGTGCGCAACTTCTTCCGCAAGGGCAACCTGATCGCGCTGCGCGAGCTGGCGCTGCGGCGCACGGCCGACCGCGTCGACGCGCAGATGCGCGAGTACCGCGCCGACCGCTCGATCCAGCGCATCTGGCAGGCGCGCGAGCGGCTGCTGGTGTGCGTCGGGCCGGGGCCCGAGGCGCCGACGCTGGTGCGCGCGGCCGCGCGGCTTGCCGCGAGCCTGAAGGCCGACTGGATCGCCGTCTACGTCGAGACGCCGCGGCTGCAGCGTCTGCCCGACGCGCAGCGCGAGCGCACGCTGAACGCGCTGAAGCTCGCCGCCGAGCTGGGCGCGGAGACGGCCACGCTCGCCGGCGGCGACGCGGTCGCCGCGCTGATCGGCTATGCGAAGGTGCGCAACGTGTCGAAGGTCGTCGCGGGCGGCTCGCGCAAGACCGGGCTCGCGCGCTGGTTCGCGCGGCCGTTCGGCGAGAAGCTCGCGGAACGCGCGGGCGACGTCGACCTGATGCTGATCCGCGCGTCCGCGAGCGACGAGGTGCGCGCGGCCCCGCTCGACGCGCGCGCGCGCGACTGGCGCGACGCGTTCGCACGCCTCGGCGGCCACCGTTCGCCGCCGCGGCACTACGCGTATGCGGCCGCGATCTGCGCGGCGATCACCGTGGTCGCGACCGCCGTGTCCGAGCGGCTCGACCTGACCAACCTCGTGATGCTGTACCTGCTCGGCGTGGTGTTCTCGGCGGTGCGCCTCGGGCGCGGGCCGGGCGTGCTGCAGTCGTTCCTGTCGGTGGCCGCCTTCGACTTCTTCTTCGTGCCGCCGCGCATGTCGTTCTCGGTCAGCGACACGCAGTACCTGCTGACGTTCTTCGGGATGCTGCTGACGTCGCTCGTGATCAGCCACCTGACGTCGACGCTGACCCGCGAGGCGAGCGTCGCGCAGCGGCGCGAGCGCCGCACGGGCGCGATCTATGCGATGGCGCGCGAGCTGGCGGCGGCGCTGACGACCGAGCAGATCGTCGAGATCGGCAGCCGGCACGTGAGCGAGGTGTTCCGCGCGCGCGTCGCGATCCTGCTGCCGGACAGCGTCGACAAGGTGCAGCAGAAGATCGAGGAGCCGGACGCGGCCGTCACGCTGACGGGCCCCGACCTCGACAACGACGTCGGCCAGTGGGTGTACGACCAGCAGAAGCCGGCCGGCCACGGCACGGACACGCTGCCGGCCACGGCCGCGCTGTACCTGCCGCTGAAGGCGCCGATGCGCACGCGCGGCGTGCTCGCGGTCGTGTCGACGGACCCGCGCGAACTCGAGGAGCCCGAGCAGCAGCGGATGCTCGACGCCTTCGCCGCGCAGATCGCGCTCGCGCTCGAGCGCGTGCATTACGTCGAGATCGCGCGCGACGCGCTCGTCAGCATGGAGTCGGAGCGGCTGCGCAATTCACTGCTGTCGGCGATCTCGCACGACCTGCGCACGCCGCTCACGACGATCGTCGGCTTCTCGTCGATGCTCGCGAACGCGCGCGCGGCCGCGCAGGGCGGCGACCCCGTCGCGCGCGAGCGGCTCGCGGAGCGCGAGGGCGAACTCGTGGAGTCGATCCACGACGAGGCGCTGCGGATGACGGGCATCGTCACCAACCTGCTCGACATGGCGCGGCTGCAGGCCGGCAGCCTGCAGCTGAAGCGCCAGTGGTCGCTGCTCGAGGAGACCGTCGGTGCGGCGCTCGCCGCGTGCCGGCGCGTGCTCGCGCGGCATCCCGCGCGCGTCGCGCTGCCGGCCGACCTGCCGCTCCTGCAGATGGACGCGGTGCTGATGGAGCGCCTCTTCACCAACCTGTTCGAGAACGCCGCGAAATACACGCCGGCCGACACGCCGCTCGAGATCGGCGCCCAGTGCGTGACCGAGGACGGCCTGCCGTTCGTGCGCGTGCACGTCGACGATCACGGCCCGGGCCTGCCGCCGGGCATGGAAACGCGGATCTTCGACAAGTTCACGCGCGGCGAGAAGGAATCGGCGACGCCCGGCATCGGCCTCGGGCTCGCGATCTGCCGCGCGATCGTCGAGGCGCACGGCGGTAGAATCGGTGCGCTCAACCGCACCGCGCCCGACGGCCGCGTGACGGGCGCGCGCTTCTGGTTCACGCTGCCGGTCGACACGCCGCCGGCGGCGCCCGCCGTGTCCGACGACGAAGCCGAGGCGCTGCACGCGCTGCCGTTCGCGCCGTCATCATCCGAACCCCCGCAAGACCATGAGTGA
- a CDS encoding ABC transporter permease, which translates to MTGRDWRAGELTLLVLALVLAVAALTSVGFLADRLRQGLERDARQMLGADFVVRGDRPVDPSFDQQARALGLRTATTAIFPSMIGSTVGEATGDAPPARLAAVKAVSPGYPLRGAVEIAPAGGAPARKAAAIPAPGTVWADPALLDALHLKAGDTVRVGLRTFTVAASIVRELDRGFSFVNFSPRLMMRADELAATGLTGYGSRVTYRLLVAGDADAVTRFEAYAHMRVDGGKLRGVGLESLQEGQPQVRQTLDRARHFLTLVALLTALLAAVAIAMAAQRYMRRHLDGCATMRCLGVSRRTLGALFALEFLGIGIAGGVAGAVLGYGGHWVLLAALGGLIDVVLPPPTLWPAAIGIGAALVLLLGFALPPLAPLTRVPPVRVLRREWGDAARTAWAAYAVGIVLFAGLLIAAAGSLKLGLIVAGGFAGALVGFALIARLALFAGARAVRNGRVAAGLGWRYALASLHRRGTASSLQITALALGLMCLLLIAITRNDLIAGWRQSTPPDAPNQFLIDIQPDQRADVAAYLAAHGVRDAAPAPMVRGRLVAINGKPVNPDAYQNDDARRLVDREFNLSYTTELPPDNRITAGDWFGTAATPQISIEAGLAQMLNVKPGDVLRFDVTGLSVEAPVTSVRKLDWGTFRVNFFVLMPPATLKDYPAIYLTSFHLPAERASLLDPLIARYPNLTAIDVAPILAQLQRMMVQVIGAVQFLFVFTLAAGVLVLYTALAGSRDERVREAALLRALGASRAQIGAVQRAEFIVVGALAGALAAAGALGVGWVLAARVFDFRLAVDPWLVPAGIAAGVACAGAAGWLSLHNVLRRPALQSLRDA; encoded by the coding sequence ATGACCGGGCGCGACTGGCGCGCGGGCGAGCTGACGCTGCTCGTGCTCGCGCTGGTGCTGGCGGTCGCCGCGCTGACGAGCGTCGGCTTCCTCGCCGACCGGCTGCGCCAGGGGCTCGAACGCGATGCGCGCCAGATGCTCGGCGCCGATTTCGTCGTGCGCGGCGATCGTCCGGTCGATCCGTCGTTCGACCAGCAGGCCCGGGCGCTCGGGCTGCGCACCGCGACCACGGCCATCTTCCCCAGCATGATCGGCTCGACCGTCGGCGAGGCGACCGGCGATGCGCCGCCCGCGCGGCTCGCGGCCGTAAAGGCCGTGTCGCCAGGCTACCCGCTGCGTGGCGCGGTCGAGATTGCGCCGGCCGGGGGCGCGCCCGCCCGCAAGGCGGCCGCGATTCCCGCGCCCGGCACGGTCTGGGCCGATCCCGCGCTGCTCGACGCGCTGCACCTGAAGGCCGGCGACACCGTGCGCGTCGGGCTGCGCACGTTCACGGTCGCGGCGTCGATCGTCCGCGAACTCGATCGCGGCTTCTCGTTCGTCAATTTCTCGCCGCGGCTGATGATGCGCGCCGACGAGCTGGCCGCGACCGGGCTCACCGGCTACGGCAGCCGCGTCACCTATCGCCTGCTGGTGGCGGGCGACGCCGACGCGGTCACGCGCTTCGAGGCGTATGCGCACATGCGCGTCGATGGCGGCAAGTTGCGCGGCGTCGGCCTTGAATCATTGCAGGAAGGGCAGCCGCAGGTGCGCCAGACGCTCGACCGCGCCCGCCATTTCCTGACGCTCGTCGCGCTCCTGACCGCGCTGCTCGCGGCGGTCGCGATCGCGATGGCCGCGCAGCGCTACATGCGGCGCCATCTCGACGGCTGCGCGACGATGCGCTGCCTCGGCGTCAGCCGCCGCACGCTCGGCGCGCTGTTCGCGCTCGAATTTCTCGGCATCGGCATCGCGGGCGGCGTGGCCGGCGCCGTGCTCGGCTACGGCGGCCACTGGGTGCTGCTCGCGGCGCTCGGCGGCCTGATCGACGTCGTGCTGCCGCCGCCGACGCTGTGGCCGGCCGCCATCGGCATCGGCGCGGCGCTGGTGCTGCTGCTCGGCTTCGCGCTGCCGCCGCTCGCGCCGCTCACGCGCGTGCCGCCGGTGCGCGTGCTGCGGCGCGAATGGGGCGACGCGGCGCGCACCGCGTGGGCGGCGTACGCGGTCGGCATCGTGCTGTTCGCCGGGCTGCTGATCGCCGCCGCGGGCAGCCTGAAGCTCGGGCTGATCGTCGCGGGCGGATTCGCCGGCGCGCTGGTCGGTTTCGCGCTGATCGCGAGGCTCGCGCTGTTCGCGGGGGCGCGGGCGGTGCGCAACGGGCGCGTCGCGGCGGGCCTCGGCTGGCGCTACGCGCTCGCGTCGCTGCACCGGCGCGGCACCGCGAGTTCGCTGCAGATCACCGCGCTCGCGCTCGGCCTGATGTGCCTGCTGCTGATCGCGATCACGCGCAACGACCTCATCGCCGGCTGGCGGCAGTCGACGCCGCCCGACGCGCCGAACCAGTTCCTGATCGATATCCAGCCGGACCAGCGCGCCGATGTCGCCGCGTATCTCGCCGCGCACGGCGTGCGCGACGCGGCGCCCGCGCCGATGGTGCGCGGCCGCCTCGTCGCGATCAACGGCAAGCCGGTGAATCCGGACGCCTACCAGAACGACGACGCGCGCCGGCTCGTCGACCGCGAGTTCAACCTGTCGTATACGACCGAGCTGCCGCCCGACAACCGGATCACGGCCGGCGACTGGTTCGGCACGGCGGCGACGCCGCAGATCTCGATCGAAGCCGGCCTCGCGCAGATGCTGAACGTGAAGCCCGGCGACGTGCTGCGCTTCGACGTGACGGGCCTGTCGGTCGAGGCGCCGGTCACGAGCGTGCGCAAGCTCGACTGGGGCACGTTCCGCGTCAACTTCTTCGTGCTGATGCCGCCCGCGACGCTCAAGGATTATCCGGCGATCTACCTGACGAGCTTCCACCTGCCGGCCGAGCGCGCGTCGCTGCTCGATCCGCTGATCGCGCGCTACCCGAACCTGACCGCGATCGACGTCGCGCCGATCCTCGCGCAATTGCAGCGCATGATGGTGCAGGTGATCGGCGCGGTGCAGTTCCTGTTCGTGTTCACGCTCGCGGCCGGCGTGCTGGTGCTCTACACGGCGCTTGCCGGCTCGCGCGACGAGCGGGTGAGGGAGGCGGCGCTGCTGCGCGCGCTCGGTGCATCGCGTGCGCAGATCGGCGCGGTGCAGCGCGCCGAATTCATCGTCGTCGGCGCGTTGGCCGGTGCGCTGGCGGCGGCGGGCGCGCTCGGCGTCGGCTGGGTGCTCGCGGCGCGCGTGTTCGATTTTCGGCTCGCGGTCGATCCGTGGCTCGTGCCGGCCGGCATCGCGGCCGGCGTCGCGTGCGCGGGTGCGGCCGGCTGGCTGAGCCTGCATAATGTGCTCCGGCGCCCCGCGCTGCAGTCGCTGCGCGACGCGTGA
- the sugE gene encoding quaternary ammonium compound efflux SMR transporter SugE, protein MAWVLLLIAGLLEVAWAAGLKSSEGFTRLGPSVFTIVTALASFGLLALALRQLPLGTAYAVWTGIGAVGAFVFGIVMMGEALTVARVASASLIVVGLIGLKLSSAA, encoded by the coding sequence ATGGCGTGGGTATTGTTGTTGATCGCCGGTTTGCTGGAAGTGGCCTGGGCGGCCGGCTTGAAATCGTCGGAAGGGTTCACCCGGCTCGGGCCGTCGGTGTTTACGATCGTCACCGCGCTGGCCAGCTTCGGGCTGCTCGCGCTCGCGCTGCGCCAGCTGCCGCTCGGCACCGCGTACGCGGTGTGGACCGGCATCGGCGCGGTCGGCGCGTTCGTGTTCGGCATCGTGATGATGGGCGAGGCGCTGACCGTCGCCCGCGTCGCGAGCGCGTCGCTGATCGTCGTCGGGTTGATCGGCCTCAAGCTGTCGTCGGCCGCCTGA
- the kdpC gene encoding potassium-transporting ATPase subunit KdpC has protein sequence MKTLIRPLIVIFVVLTAVTGLAYPAVMTVFGQAVFPSQANGSLIERDGKVVGSALIGQQFDAPKYFWGRLSATTPMPYNATGSGGSNLGPLNPSLADQVKARIAALRDAGTDMSKPVPVDLVTASASGLDPEITPAAAAYQVGRVAKARNLSPDAVAQLVAANTAGRQFGVLGEPRVNVLKLNLALDAAQAAH, from the coding sequence ATGAAAACGTTGATTCGTCCGCTGATCGTGATCTTCGTCGTGCTGACCGCGGTGACGGGGCTCGCCTATCCGGCCGTGATGACCGTGTTCGGCCAGGCCGTGTTTCCGTCGCAGGCGAACGGCAGCCTGATCGAGCGGGACGGCAAGGTGGTCGGCTCCGCGCTGATCGGCCAGCAGTTCGATGCGCCGAAGTACTTCTGGGGCCGCCTGTCGGCGACCACCCCGATGCCGTACAACGCGACCGGCTCCGGCGGCTCGAACCTCGGCCCGCTGAACCCGTCGCTCGCCGACCAGGTGAAGGCGCGCATCGCCGCGCTGCGCGACGCGGGCACCGATATGTCGAAGCCGGTGCCGGTCGACCTCGTGACCGCGTCCGCAAGCGGCCTCGATCCGGAGATCACGCCGGCCGCGGCCGCCTACCAGGTCGGGCGCGTCGCGAAGGCGCGCAACCTGTCGCCCGACGCGGTCGCGCAGCTGGTCGCCGCGAACACGGCCGGGCGCCAGTTCGGCGTGCTCGGCGAGCCGCGCGTGAACGTGCTGAAGCTGAACCTTGCGCTCGACGCGGCGCAGGCCGCGCACTGA